CTTTTTAAAATCCGCATAGAGATAGGCTACCCCATATTCCTGTGCGATCTCCCCACCCAGACGGTTGATACGCTGCGCATCCTTATGCGGGCTGACCGATAGGGTGGTGGTAAAATAGTCAAATCCGCCCTGGGCGGCGGCTTTCGCCGTGGCCTCCAGCCGCAGGCGGAAACAGGCCGTGCAGCGCGCGCCGCCCTCCGGCTCGCCCTCCAGCCCTTTGGCGGCCGCATCAAAACGCTGCGGAGCGTAAACGCCACAGAGCAGATGCACCTCTCGGGCAATGGGCATCTGCCTTAGCAGGCGGCGCTGTTCTTCCAGCCGCTTTTGGTATTCCGCCTCCGGAGCGATATTGGGGTTATCATAAAAAACCGTGACATCAAAATGCGGGATCAGGGCCTCCAAAACCGCGCTGGAACAGGGGGCGCAGCAACTGTGCAGCAGCAACCGCGGCCGCGCGCCCTGCGGGATCGCGGATATGATCTTCTCCATCTCCCTTTGGTAATTGACCTTCGTCTGTTGCATACGGTTTGTCTACCGCCCTTTCCGCCGCGCTCATCGCCGGGATGCCCCGGCGCCTGACGATTTATTTTGCCTCATCTGCTGCCATTATACCACAAACAAATAAGGG
Above is a genomic segment from Luoshenia tenuis containing:
- a CDS encoding epoxyqueuosine reductase QueH, with product MQQTKVNYQREMEKIISAIPQGARPRLLLHSCCAPCSSAVLEALIPHFDVTVFYDNPNIAPEAEYQKRLEEQRRLLRQMPIAREVHLLCGVYAPQRFDAAAKGLEGEPEGGARCTACFRLRLEATAKAAAQGGFDYFTTTLSVSPHKDAQRINRLGGEIAQEYGVAYLYADFKKKEGYKRSIALSREYDLYRQDYCGCVYSLAAAKSGAQGRA